AATAATGATGTCCATACATTCGCTCCATCAAATCTGCAATTTCATCGGTTGTGATACCTTTTTCATAAAGATGAATGACAAACTGTTCCAACGTGTCATTGGAACGCTGATACGGAGCGAGAGTTTCCGGTTGGAATTCACCATTTCGATCTCTGGGGATCGCAAGCTGAAGTTCACCATATTCTGTTTTAAAGGTGCGATCGTAGAATCCGTTCCGTGAGTTACCGGAATGGAATCCTTCGCGGGCATAGGGTTCATAATCCAGAAAAGCAGTTAGTTCATGTTTTAACAACTGATTAACCGCTGTTTCAAGATGGCGACGAAAAACCTCTTCAATGTCTTGTTTTTGGGCTAGTGCTTCGATTAAATCTGTAGTAAGATGGTTCATAGGGAAGACCTCTTTTCTGTGAATGTTGTCGCTAACTCTATTCTACAGAAAGGGGCTTCCTTTTTTAAATGAAGATCGTTTAATCGTCATTTCTATTTACACAAACTATTTTACACTCTCTTCCAACCTTCTATTAAATAGACTTTAATTTCTAACCAAATACACATATCTCATTAACAGTTTTGCGATTGTTTATTTTAATTCGGTGGCATGGTTTATTCTCGGGTCTTTGTTCATATAATTTTACCATTCCACGATATTTACCTTTTTACTTATCCAGTTTATTCAGTGAACTTTTATTTAACCGTACAAATATCATAAGAAGAATTCCCCCTCATCTGAATCTCTTTTTATTTTCATCGTATATGGATTATTTTATTCAATAATATGACCCTTATATATGATGCTCACGCTAATCCTTATTCAAGAATGGCGCCCGTTTGTTTAAGTATATTTGTTCACAAACTTAAAGGTTTTAAGACCTGCCTCTTTTCTTTCTCTCAGTTATTTTTTAGAGTATAAGTTTAAATGCCTTTACAAATAATACTCCTATAACAAATTAGGGGGTTAATAAAATGGCAGAAGCACCCACAAGTAATAATGCTATGAGCACAAGTAATAATGGAATGAGTACATCTAATAAGATAAACCTTTCAGGTCTTGGTATTGGAGCAATTGTACTAACCACTGTTTATACGGCGGTTTTGGCTTCGCAGTTAATGGCTACCAAGCATAAAGTCAATTACCTTTATTACAAAGAATTAACACAAAGTAAATAGCGAATTATAGACGGTGCTTTTTTCACCGTCTTTTATTTAAATAAAACAGAATCTGAACTAACCTGCCCGTTACTTTAAGTACATTTCTTCACAATCACCATTTATCCTAACATAAAAAATCCATTTGCTTTACGAGCGTTGCTAAACAAACTGGCCCGATTGTGGAACTATAAAACCGTAAACCTATACTCTTATCATAACTTATTTTCCCAGTAACGTAAATGTTCAGTTATTTTTTAATTGAGTATTAAAAGTATTTACTATAAAAATCATGTCTTAATTTCCCACTCAAATGTGCATAGATCCTCGTTGTTTCACTCTTTTCATGACCAAGAAGGCTTTGAATCACTTCTAGAGGCGCGCCGTTGTCCACCATATGGGTTGCATAACTATGACGCAGTTGGTGAGGGTGAATCGCTTTTTTAATTCCAGAGCGGTTTGAAATACGCTTAATAATGTATCTCACGGTGTCTATGCTCATGCGCCTTTTAGGGTTACGCTCTGTCACAAATAAACAGGATTCGTCGTCATCACGTTCTTCCAGGTACCTTTTCAGCCAAATCGCACAGCGTATGTTAAAATAAACTTCTCTTTCCTTATCACCCTTCCCGTGCACAATTACTGAGTTTCCCATGAAGTTAATATCATCTTTATTCAACTTCACAACTTCTCCTATTCTGCAGCCAGTCGAATAAAAAAATTCAAATAGAGCCTTTTCCATTGTTGTCTGACAGCTCTCACGCAAATGCTCAATTTCGTGTTCAGAAAGGAACTTTGGAATACGCTGCCCTAACTTAGGTTCCTTTAACTTCGAAGCCGGATTCTTTAAAATGTAGCCTTCTTCATGTGCCCATTTAAAAAGAGATTTAATGAATCGTATACGATGACCTAAACTAGACGGCTGCAAATGATCCCCACGTTCAAAAAGGTATTGCTTTAAATTGTCCGTTGTGAATTTTTCCATTTGAAGCTCATCGAAATAACGTTTTAAAAGTCTATATTGATATCCATACATTTTAAGCGTAAGCGGGGAATAACCTTCAATTCGTTTATCAGACTGATACTTTTCCCATGCCTCTGATAGTAGCATATTTTTCACACTCCCATACTATTAATCAATTAACTTGATTACAGTATGGACTGGATGTAGAGCGGTTATTCAACAATCGGAATACGCCGCTTAATAGTACGTACCCTTGAATTTCTCTGGTTTTTTTACATAGCTTTCGATAATCAAACCGCACTGAGAACAGATAAGATGCTCAACTTCCTCACCGAAGCTTACTTTACCGTTCGGAATAATAGTCCCCATCCCCGTTTGCTTCCCTCGGCCTAATTCCGTCTCACCACATTTTGGACACTCTGTTATTTTCATAGACAATTTCTATCGGTCTCCTTTCTCATATAAAAATGGAGAATGCCTTTCGCTTTGCATTTTACTTATGATAAGGTTCTCCCCTATTAATCCGAAAAGCCCGATACACCTGCTCCAGCAATACCAACCGCATCAACTGGTGTGGGAAGGTCATTTTGGAAAATGACAAGGCGTAGTCACTCCGGCTCTGAACAGCTTCACTCAGTCCAAGTGATCCTCCGATGACGAAGGCGATTTTGCTGTTGCCGTATGTGGCCAGGGTGTCGAATTTTTTGGCGAGTTGTTCGGATGTGGGCATGGTGCCGTTGATCTCCAGGGTAATGACGTACGTGTCGGGCTGGATGTGGTTCATGATGCGGGTACCTTCTTTGTCTTTGACAGTGGTGGCTTCGGCATCTGAAAGGTTCTCGGGTGCTTTTTCATCAGGGACTTCAATGATCTCGACTTTGGCGTAGGTGCTGAGGCGTTTCATGTATTCCTGGATGCCTTGTTTCAGATACTTTTCCTTTAGTTTTCCGACGGTGATGATTTGAATTTTCATAGGTATCGTCCTTTGTGGATTGGATTGGTGGTTGTTAGGTTTATCATACATGAATTTGGGTGGGATTTCTCGCTTGGGGAGGTCACTTGGACATAGGTGTCTGGCTTTGATGGGAGAAGGCTATCCGGGAAGTTTTGGGTTGTATCGCTGGAGTTTCTACGTTTATCAATGGCGTTTGCTGTTCAATCGCTGGAGTTTTGGTGATAATCATGAAAGTTTAGCCTTGTATCAGGGAAGTTGGCGTGTTTATTTGTGGCGTTCACGTATGTTAAGCTTAGCAAAAGAACTTCTACCCTTCTGATCTTCTAAAGGAAGGAGCAAACAACTTGGAACCGTTTTTGGCACTAGTCTTAGCAACCATAGTGATTGTACTTCTTTCATTGATGGCCCACACACTTAAGAAAAAGCTACTTTTCCCGGTTGGGGCGGTTGTCTTGAGTGTGGTTCTGTATGTCGTTGGTTATGTGAATGATGGTTGGACAGGACTTGGATTTGCAGTGGCCAGTGTTATATTGATTGGTGCGGCAGTGGCCGCTGCAGGTATCATTTTGATGTGGTGGCTGATCGTGAAAGAATATAAGAAATAAATGCCTGACCTTAGCACAAGGGGTATTATAATTCACATTAGCGGTTCACGTGTACACCACAACTTTTTGTGGTATAGTACACATAAGACATAGTGTTTTGTATACAATATTAAAAACCGTCCCATGTTGGTGCATGGAACGGTTCCAATAGACCAACCCCATCAAGAGGGGGAAGGCACTGGTTTAAGAATAATCCCTCAAAAGCGCCTGGACAGCACATGAGGGATTATTTTTTGTTGATTTCAGACATGAGCAAAACAATTAACATGCCGAAAGAAATCATCAGCATTAATACATTGTTCAAATCATAATTTTATCGTACTTATAAAATTCGACAAGTGCCAGGCACCAAATGTTTTGGTGCCTGGCACTTCCCTTTTCCTTCTTATTTCTTCCCTATGCTGCGTCTATTTGTTTATAAAGTCTTTCAATATGCCGTCCAGGTTCGGGCCTTCGAGTTCGTTCAGGTCGTAGTGGACACGGGCGGTTGGTTTGTTAATTGAAATTACACGGTTCAGGTCGATTGGTGTGCCGATGATAACGGTGTCGCAGTCGGTGTTGTTGATCGTGTCTTCAAGGTCTTTCAGCTGCTGGTCACCATACCCCATGGCTGGGACGACGTTGCCGATATGCTGGTATTTGTTCAGCGTATCGACCAAGGTACCTGTTGCGAATGGGCGCGGGTCAACAATTTCTTTTGCACCTAGACGTTCGGCTGCGACGGTTCCTGCGCCGAGCTTCATTTCCCCATGCGTCAAAGTCGGACCGTCTTCAACGACGAGCACGCGTTTGTCGGCTATACGTTCCGGCTCGTCCACTGTGATGGTTGACTCGGCTTTTACAATCACACTGTTCGGGTTGGTCCGCTTGATGTTCTCTTCCACGATTTGAACAGCTTCCTCCCTGCACTGTCGACTTTGTTGATAATGGCCACGTCTGTCGTCCTCAAGCACACTTCACCGGGATAATAGGTCAATTCATGCCCTGGACGATGCGGGTCGAGAACGGTCACAGCTAAATCAGGCTCGATAAAAGAAAAGTCATTGTTGCCGCCGTCCCAAAGGATCACGTCACAGCCGTCTGGGTCGTTTTCTGCCGCTGCCAGGATCTCTTCATAATCCACTCCGGCATAGACAATATTTCCCCGGGCCACGTGCGGTTCGTATTCTTCCATTTCTTCAATCGTGCAATGATGTTTTTTCAAATCGTCGACAGTGGCAAAACGCTGAACACGTTGGGCATTTAAATCCCCGTACGGCATCGGATGTCTGATAGCAACAACTTTCAGGTCATGCGCCATCAGTGTTTCGATGATTTTACGGGACGTCTGGCTTTTGCCTGTTCCCGTTCTGA
This sequence is a window from Lentibacillus sp. JNUCC-1. Protein-coding genes within it:
- a CDS encoding putative holin-like toxin, coding for MLMISFGMLIVLLMSEINKK
- the rlmH gene encoding 23S rRNA (pseudouridine(1915)-N(3))-methyltransferase RlmH, yielding MKIQIITVGKLKEKYLKQGIQEYMKRLSTYAKVEIIEVPDEKAPENLSDAEATTVKDKEGTRIMNHIQPDTYVITLEINGTMPTSEQLAKKFDTLATYGNSKIAFVIGGSLGLSEAVQSRSDYALSFSKMTFPHQLMRLVLLEQVYRAFRINRGEPYHK
- the xerA gene encoding site-specific tyrosine recombinase/integron integrase, translating into MLLSEAWEKYQSDKRIEGYSPLTLKMYGYQYRLLKRYFDELQMEKFTTDNLKQYLFERGDHLQPSSLGHRIRFIKSLFKWAHEEGYILKNPASKLKEPKLGQRIPKFLSEHEIEHLRESCQTTMEKALFEFFYSTGCRIGEVVKLNKDDINFMGNSVIVHGKGDKEREVYFNIRCAIWLKRYLEERDDDESCLFVTERNPKRRMSIDTVRYIIKRISNRSGIKKAIHPHQLRHSYATHMVDNGAPLEVIQSLLGHEKSETTRIYAHLSGKLRHDFYSKYF